ATGCCGCGCAAGACCGAGATCATCTACAACTTCGAGGAGCCGACCGTCGCCGCGGCGGACGAGCCGGACGACTACCCCGTCACCGTCTTCATGACGAAGGACGGCTACTTCAAGAAGGTCACTCCGCTTTCGCTCCGTATGAGCGGCGAGCACAAGCTCAAGGAGGGCGACTCCGTCGCGCAGTCCGCGGAGATAACCAACTGCACCGACCTGCTCTTTTTCACCGACAAGCATCAGGTCTATAAGGCGAAGGCGTATAACTTCGCGGATACGAAGATTTCCCTCATCGGCGACTTCCTGCCCGTCAAGCTCGGCATGGACGAGGACGAGCTCCCCGTCTATATGGTCGCGACGAAGGACTATTCCGGCAGCATACTCTTCTTCTTCGAGAACGGCAAGTGCGCCCGCATCGCGCTGAAGAGCTACGAGACGAAGACCAACCGCAAGCGCCTCATCTCCGCTTACAGCGACAAGAGCCCGCTTATCGCCGCCTTCACCGAGACGGAGGGCAACCTCCTGCTGCTGCTCAACTCCACGAACGGCAAGCTGCTGCTCATCGACGCCGCTCAGGTGCCGCTGAAGACGTCGAAGGATACCATCGGCGTCGCCGTTATGTCAATGAAACCGCAGCACAAGGTCGCGGGCGTCCGCGTCTACGAGGACGGCTCGCTCTCCTCGCCGCACCGCTACCGCGTCAAGAACCTCCCCGCCGCAGGCGCTAAGCCCGCGGAAGGCGACGAGCTGAACAAGCAGCTGTCGATATTCTGACGGGCACGGGCGCAGCCCGCGTGCGGTAGCCCGATTTCGCGGAGCGCCGCATACACGAACCAAACGAAAGGACGTTTTTATGCAGCGAGTGCTGTCATACCTGCGCCGCGCAGTTGAAGATTACGACCTCATATCCGACGGCGACCGCATCGCGGTAGGCGTCAGCGGCGGCAAGGACTCCTTGCTGCTGCTCTGCGCGCTGAACGCCTTCAAACGCTTCTGCGGCATAGACTTCTCGCTCGTCGGGATAACGCTGGATATGGGCTTTGACGAGAAGACGGACTTCGCTCCGCTCGCGGAGTTTTTCGCGAACGAGGGGATCGAATACCGCGTCCGCGAAACGCAGATAGGGCAGATCGTCTTCAATATACGGCAGGAGGACTCCCCCTGCTCCCTCTGCGCGCGTATGCGCCGCGGAGCGCTGCACGACGCGGCCAAGGAGCTCGGCTGCAACAAGGTCGCGCTCGGGCACAACCGCGACGACCTGCTGGAGACCTTCGTGATGAATATGCTTTACGAAGGGCGGCTCGGCGTTTTCGCGCCGATGACCTACCTCGACCGCAAGGATATCACCGTCATCCGTCCTCTCGCGCTGATGCCGGAACGCGACGTCGTCGGCGCCGCGAACCGCCTGAAGCTGCCGATACTCCGTCAGCGCTGCCCCGCTGACGGCGAGACCTCCCGCCAGGAGACGAAGGAAATGCTTCTCGCGCTCGAAAAGGAAAAGCGCGGCACGATGAATAAGATCTTCGGCGCGATCCGCCGTTCCCACCTCAACGGGTGGTAATACCCCACCGAAAGGAAAACGATATGAACAACGACAGCGTAACCCTCGGATCGATGATAAAAAAAGTCCTCGGCTGGTATCTTGCCGTCGACTTTATGGTATTTTTCATAAACCTGCCATTCACCCGCGTGGTGACCTCCACCTCCGCGGACGGCAACGTGACCGTGCCGCGCGTCATCCCCTGCGTGATACTCGGCTGCTTCACGCTGCTGATATACTTCGCGCTGACGCTCGGATATATGGGACCGGTCGCCGAAAAAATCAACTCCCCGTTCAACGAAGCGCCGGTCGACAGATGGCTCGCGCTGAAGGCGGCGGGAATAGTTTTCGCGCTGCCGTTCCTTTTCAGCGCGTTTACCGCGCTGACAGGCGGCGGAGTCTTTTTGAACACGAACTTCTATGAGGCGATGCGCTTCCCGCACAATATTCTCTACGGTCCC
This Clostridia bacterium DNA region includes the following protein-coding sequences:
- a CDS encoding tRNA 2-thiocytidine(32) synthetase TtcA; translated protein: MQRVLSYLRRAVEDYDLISDGDRIAVGVSGGKDSLLLLCALNAFKRFCGIDFSLVGITLDMGFDEKTDFAPLAEFFANEGIEYRVRETQIGQIVFNIRQEDSPCSLCARMRRGALHDAAKELGCNKVALGHNRDDLLETFVMNMLYEGRLGVFAPMTYLDRKDITVIRPLALMPERDVVGAANRLKLPILRQRCPADGETSRQETKEMLLALEKEKRGTMNKIFGAIRRSHLNGW